A region from the Kineothrix sp. IPX-CK genome encodes:
- a CDS encoding GH1 family beta-glucosidase yields the protein MFRDDFVWGVASSAYQIEGKDIEDGGGKTIWDTFAEKGRIADGQNAKAACDHIHRYKEDFALMRLMGVKAYRFSVNWARIMPEGTGTVNEKAIVLYRDMILEMKKNGIEPYLTLYHWEFPQALQDKGGWLNGESADWFADYARVAAESFSDLCEYFITLNEPQCFVGLGNLTGEHAPGLKLSVKDIFQMAHNVLKAHGRAVISLRKYAKRPIKIGYAPTCGMAYPKTDSEADIEAAKKVLFGFYNPLERWTWNVAWFSDPVFLGHYPEEGLNKYKEYLPEITKEDMKLISQPLDFMGQNIYNGYMVSAGADAEPVFENRKPGYMKTAAGWPVTPEAFYWGIRFLYERYEHPMYITENGMSCHDVVSLDGRVHDPNRIYFLDMYLSALQKACDDGADVRGYFLWTFLDNFEWDKGYTERFGIVHVDFETQKRTVKDSAFWYQKIMETNGKELSINKLMRQILFLNPIYKQMVWGDERWGVSAHPHGDCEVKEGFYKGKKLSELWKKLPGLFGNYDAQNFPLLVKLIDAKQDLSIQVHPDDAYAGAHENGSLGKTECWYVVDCDEDASLVIGHNARTKEQMEEMVKKGEWEKFLREVPVRRGDFIQIDPGTVHSIKGGLMILETQQSSDITYRLYDYGRTQNGKPRKLHLDKSMDVITVPSHDIENDMENTLDLNVNSMNVLVSNKYYTVWKLEVAKDFTISQDYPFMNMSVIEGDGLINGQLIQKGDHFVLPADFGLIELHGKMQLIASAVKLI from the coding sequence ATGTTTCGTGATGATTTTGTTTGGGGCGTTGCCAGCAGCGCCTATCAAATAGAAGGAAAAGATATAGAAGACGGGGGCGGGAAAACGATATGGGACACCTTTGCGGAGAAAGGAAGAATCGCAGACGGGCAGAATGCGAAAGCAGCCTGCGACCATATACATAGATATAAAGAAGACTTTGCTCTCATGCGGCTTATGGGAGTAAAGGCATACCGCTTTTCCGTCAATTGGGCGAGAATCATGCCCGAAGGTACAGGGACGGTGAATGAAAAGGCAATCGTACTGTACCGGGATATGATCCTTGAGATGAAGAAGAATGGGATTGAGCCGTATCTCACCCTGTATCACTGGGAATTTCCTCAAGCCTTGCAGGACAAAGGCGGCTGGCTGAATGGCGAAAGCGCCGATTGGTTTGCGGACTATGCCAGGGTTGCGGCGGAAAGCTTTTCTGATTTGTGCGAATATTTTATTACGCTGAACGAACCCCAGTGCTTTGTCGGTCTGGGTAATCTTACGGGGGAACATGCACCGGGACTGAAGCTGTCTGTGAAAGACATCTTCCAAATGGCACATAATGTGCTTAAGGCTCATGGCAGAGCGGTCATCAGCCTGAGAAAATATGCTAAGCGTCCCATAAAGATAGGATATGCCCCTACTTGTGGAATGGCTTATCCGAAGACGGACAGTGAAGCGGATATCGAGGCGGCAAAAAAGGTGCTGTTTGGCTTTTACAATCCGCTGGAACGATGGACGTGGAATGTGGCTTGGTTCTCCGACCCGGTATTCCTGGGGCACTACCCGGAAGAGGGACTGAATAAATATAAGGAATATCTGCCTGAAATCACAAAGGAGGACATGAAATTAATATCGCAGCCTCTGGATTTTATGGGACAAAACATATATAATGGGTACATGGTAAGCGCGGGAGCAGACGCAGAGCCGGTGTTCGAGAACAGGAAGCCGGGTTATATGAAGACTGCTGCCGGCTGGCCGGTAACACCCGAAGCTTTTTACTGGGGAATAAGATTTCTCTATGAAAGATATGAGCATCCGATGTATATTACGGAAAATGGCATGTCTTGTCATGATGTGGTTTCTCTGGACGGCAGGGTGCATGATCCGAACAGAATCTATTTTCTGGATATGTATTTATCCGCACTTCAAAAAGCATGCGATGACGGCGCAGATGTGAGAGGGTATTTCCTCTGGACATTTTTAGATAATTTTGAATGGGATAAAGGATATACCGAACGTTTCGGCATTGTCCACGTGGACTTCGAAACGCAGAAGCGCACGGTAAAGGATTCAGCTTTCTGGTATCAGAAGATCATGGAGACAAACGGAAAGGAACTCAGTATCAATAAGCTGATGAGACAGATATTATTTTTAAATCCTATTTATAAACAGATGGTTTGGGGTGACGAACGCTGGGGGGTAAGTGCGCATCCTCACGGGGACTGCGAGGTAAAAGAGGGCTTTTACAAGGGAAAAAAGCTTTCTGAGCTATGGAAAAAGCTTCCCGGGCTGTTCGGCAATTACGATGCGCAGAATTTTCCTCTGCTGGTGAAGCTGATCGATGCCAAGCAGGATTTGAGCATTCAGGTTCATCCTGACGATGCCTATGCGGGCGCCCATGAGAATGGAAGCCTCGGCAAGACGGAATGCTGGTATGTTGTGGACTGCGATGAGGATGCCAGTCTGGTCATAGGGCATAATGCCAGGACGAAGGAACAGATGGAAGAAATGGTTAAAAAAGGCGAATGGGAAAAATTCCTTCGGGAAGTTCCCGTGCGCAGAGGCGATTTTATACAAATCGATCCGGGAACCGTTCATTCGATCAAGGGCGGCCTTATGATATTGGAAACCCAGCAGAGCAGCGACATCACCTATCGGCTTTATGATTATGGAAGAACGCAGAACGGAAAGCCCAGAAAGCTCCATTTGGATAAAAGCATGGATGTGATTACCGTTCCCTCGCACGACATAGAAAATGATATGGAAAATACTTTGGATTTGAATGTGAATTCCATGAACGTCCTCGTGTCCAACAAATATTACACGGTTTGGAAGCTGGAGGTAGCGAAGGACTTCACCATAAGTCAGGACTATCCTTTCATGAACATGAGCGTCATAGAAGGAGACGGTCTTATCAACGGCCAGCTCATTCAAAAAGGAGATCATTTCGTTCTCCCTGCGGACTTTGGCCTGATTGAACTCCACGGCAAGATGCAGTTAATCGCTTCGGCAGTGAAGCTGATATAA
- a CDS encoding DUF6465 family protein has translation MTETKKTSTVKSTVSADTTGTAAKKEAAKPAAKKTPAKKETKAAKKTTAKGSAKNTDVKQVISLQFGGKSYSMEDLTKIAEDVWKYDLHKSDEAYKSLELYVKPEESIAYYVFNGDISGNFFI, from the coding sequence ATGACAGAGACGAAGAAGACATCAACCGTTAAATCTACTGTAAGTGCGGACACCACAGGAACGGCTGCGAAGAAGGAAGCAGCTAAGCCTGCGGCCAAGAAAACTCCTGCTAAGAAGGAGACGAAAGCGGCGAAAAAGACCACGGCCAAAGGATCGGCAAAGAATACAGATGTAAAACAAGTGATCAGTCTGCAATTTGGCGGAAAGTCCTACAGCATGGAGGACCTTACAAAAATAGCAGAGGATGTTTGGAAATACGATTTACATAAGAGCGATGAAGCTTACAAGTCATTGGAGCTTTATGTGAAGCCGGAAGAAAGTATCGCATATTACGTGTTTAACGGCGATATTTCTGGAAACTTCTTTATTTAA
- a CDS encoding methyl-accepting chemotaxis protein: protein MGTVENTKAGWTARGKKGNKKKLALPGINFNKWYFRKNSKKFNEVVSELKGKKENNTTHNNQNKGSIKGKITFGTFSNTSIMGTLIKAFLVPIALIIVLGFVSYKTASGVIKEKVEDSSVSTISAMSMYCDLLTGNVSSKALEMVVGDDMSSYYEVYYKQNDSKAMQYWRDAKKNLLQVKASVQYLYSYSIIPENGTYLTSVSGSMGDNVYTSFMESAEGQYFKDNATRKNGWFGYHSFLDERLSISEDRYGLAFFQKFLKANTYLVLDITTQTIEEMLNQMDFGENSIKALISPDGREIVRVQQAEAGTGALLQDKMAAVFTDKDFYAESLNAKEAGDRYVKYNGETYLYVFSPVGNTGIMLCGLIPQNNILKEVNSIRNLCVVMVLLACIIAFIIGGMIATGMSKSVKVITKGLNEVAGGNLTQEFRINRKDEFSLLAKGLNDMLESMRTLMKDMQIFGNKVKEMADGVAVKSVTINTSIKEISSAVDEVAAGVQTQAKEADNSNCRMSDFAVKIDGVCEGAGDMTNTVDRATSVVEQGRVIVDELNKKSETTVAITKVLVENINDVQERSTEIEGFIDTINSIARQTNLLSLNASIEAARAGENGRGFAVVAEEIRKLADESMQAGKSIKDIVENIRETTRRTTKSAREAETIIFAQATSLEETIQVFGEINSCVENLVDGLKHIADSMQEINGEKEQVQESIHSISVVSEQSAVATEEVTATLDDQVKIVSDLAKDVELLRKEADALDQSIGRFIV from the coding sequence ATGGGGACAGTAGAAAACACGAAAGCGGGATGGACCGCCAGGGGGAAAAAGGGGAACAAAAAGAAGCTGGCTTTACCGGGAATCAACTTTAATAAATGGTATTTTCGTAAAAATTCGAAAAAGTTTAATGAAGTTGTGTCGGAGCTTAAGGGAAAAAAGGAAAACAATACAACACATAATAACCAAAATAAGGGCAGCATAAAGGGTAAAATAACGTTTGGTACATTTTCTAATACAAGTATAATGGGAACTTTGATCAAGGCTTTTCTGGTTCCTATTGCGCTTATTATCGTACTTGGCTTCGTATCATATAAGACCGCTTCCGGCGTCATAAAGGAAAAGGTGGAGGATTCCTCCGTGAGTACCATATCGGCCATGAGCATGTACTGCGATCTGCTTACGGGAAATGTGTCCTCGAAGGCGCTTGAAATGGTGGTAGGGGATGATATGTCCTCGTATTACGAAGTGTATTACAAACAGAACGACAGCAAAGCAATGCAGTACTGGCGCGACGCAAAGAAGAATCTTCTTCAGGTGAAGGCCAGTGTGCAATATTTATACAGCTATTCCATTATTCCGGAGAATGGGACCTATCTCACTTCCGTATCGGGAAGTATGGGGGATAACGTTTATACGAGCTTTATGGAATCTGCAGAGGGGCAGTATTTCAAAGATAATGCGACGCGTAAAAACGGATGGTTCGGCTATCATTCGTTCCTGGATGAGCGTCTGTCCATTTCCGAAGATAGATATGGTCTCGCTTTTTTTCAGAAGTTCCTGAAGGCAAATACCTATCTTGTTCTGGATATTACCACACAGACCATCGAAGAGATGCTGAACCAAATGGACTTCGGTGAAAACAGTATCAAGGCTCTTATATCTCCTGACGGCCGTGAAATCGTGCGCGTGCAGCAAGCGGAGGCAGGAACGGGGGCTTTGCTCCAGGATAAGATGGCGGCAGTGTTCACGGATAAGGATTTCTACGCGGAAAGCCTGAATGCAAAGGAGGCCGGAGACCGCTATGTCAAATATAACGGAGAAACATATTTATACGTGTTTTCGCCCGTGGGAAATACGGGAATCATGCTGTGCGGTCTGATTCCCCAGAATAATATTTTAAAAGAAGTAAACTCGATACGCAATCTGTGTGTCGTTATGGTACTGCTTGCGTGCATCATCGCCTTCATCATAGGTGGTATGATAGCAACAGGCATGAGCAAGTCTGTTAAGGTAATAACTAAAGGTCTGAACGAGGTTGCGGGCGGGAATCTGACGCAGGAGTTCCGGATCAACAGAAAAGACGAATTCAGCCTTCTTGCCAAAGGCTTGAACGACATGCTGGAAAGCATGCGGACGCTCATGAAGGATATGCAGATATTCGGAAATAAAGTAAAGGAAATGGCAGATGGAGTTGCTGTTAAGTCGGTGACCATCAATACCTCCATCAAGGAAATTTCCTCGGCGGTAGACGAAGTGGCGGCAGGGGTACAGACTCAGGCGAAGGAAGCGGATAACAGCAACTGCAGGATGTCGGATTTTGCGGTGAAAATAGATGGAGTCTGTGAAGGCGCAGGAGATATGACCAACACGGTAGACAGAGCTACCTCAGTAGTGGAGCAGGGCCGCGTTATCGTTGATGAGCTGAATAAGAAGTCGGAGACCACGGTAGCTATTACAAAGGTACTGGTAGAGAATATCAACGACGTGCAGGAACGTTCTACAGAAATAGAGGGCTTTATCGATACGATCAACAGCATTGCCAGACAGACTAATCTGCTTTCCTTAAACGCTTCCATAGAAGCGGCCAGAGCAGGAGAAAATGGAAGAGGTTTTGCGGTCGTTGCCGAGGAGATCAGAAAGCTTGCGGATGAATCCATGCAGGCAGGCAAGAGCATTAAGGACATCGTCGAGAATATTCGCGAGACCACAAGAAGAACGACGAAATCGGCCAGGGAGGCGGAAACGATTATTTTCGCTCAGGCGACATCTCTGGAGGAGACTATTCAGGTCTTTGGGGAAATCAATAGCTGTGTTGAGAACCTTGTGGACGGACTTAAGCATATTGCGGACAGCATGCAGGAAATCAATGGGGAGAAGGAGCAGGTTCAGGAGTCCATTCACAGCATTTCCGTGGTTTCGGAGCAGTCTGCAGTGGCTACCGAGGAAGTCACCGCTACTTTAGATGATCAGGTTAAGATCGTTTCCGATTTGGCAAAGGACGTTGAATTATTGAGAAAAGAAGCGGATGCGTTAGACCAGTCCATCGGAAGATTTATCGTATAG
- a CDS encoding SGNH/GDSL hydrolase family protein, whose protein sequence is MKEDESIMPEGGVINRGNLYRLKKIMRRARSGKRLTIGFIGGSITQGSLSSTQYTCYAYLVYNWWRAKFPEAEFLYVNAGIGGTTSQFGAARVEEDLLCHNPDFVIVEFSVNDENNDHFAETYEGLVRRIYRSAGEPALLLLHNVRYDNGENAQEEHETIGRTYGLPCISMKKALYGKVTSGEIPVRSITPDDLHPNDAGHELAAGVVIEFLEEVYKNCWEEELPFCESGLPEPVTRNRYENSMRYRNDNCAPKCNGFTKDSKKNEKDSHIFQKGWIASGINDRIVFEIEGTTIAVQYRKSIRKPAPVARVVIDGKKETSFLLDGNFDEDWGDCLYIDTVAENLENTAHSVEITIVENGKNPAVPFYLVSVIGSR, encoded by the coding sequence ATGAAGGAAGACGAAAGTATTATGCCGGAGGGAGGTGTGATAAATCGGGGGAATCTATACCGTCTGAAAAAAATAATGAGACGGGCGAGGAGCGGTAAGCGGCTGACCATCGGTTTTATCGGAGGTTCCATCACCCAGGGCTCTCTGTCTTCAACACAGTATACCTGCTACGCCTATCTGGTGTACAACTGGTGGAGGGCGAAGTTTCCTGAGGCTGAGTTCTTATATGTAAATGCCGGAATCGGAGGAACTACCTCGCAGTTTGGAGCGGCGAGAGTGGAGGAAGATCTGCTTTGCCATAATCCGGATTTCGTTATTGTTGAATTCAGTGTGAATGACGAGAACAATGACCATTTCGCAGAGACTTATGAAGGACTTGTCCGAAGGATTTACCGGAGTGCCGGTGAGCCTGCATTGTTACTGCTTCATAATGTACGCTATGACAATGGAGAAAATGCCCAGGAAGAGCATGAGACGATAGGCAGAACATACGGGCTTCCCTGCATCAGTATGAAGAAGGCTCTTTATGGAAAAGTAACTTCAGGGGAAATACCGGTTCGAAGTATCACGCCGGATGATTTGCATCCCAATGATGCAGGACATGAACTGGCAGCGGGAGTTGTTATAGAATTTTTGGAAGAAGTGTATAAGAACTGCTGGGAAGAAGAACTACCGTTTTGCGAAAGCGGATTACCGGAACCGGTGACAAGAAACAGATACGAGAATTCTATGCGGTACAGGAACGATAATTGCGCTCCTAAATGTAATGGATTCACAAAAGATTCGAAAAAAAACGAAAAAGATTCACATATTTTCCAAAAAGGGTGGATTGCAAGCGGCATAAATGATAGAATAGTATTCGAAATTGAGGGCACGACAATTGCCGTTCAATATCGGAAATCTATAAGGAAACCAGCGCCGGTAGCTCGTGTTGTAATAGACGGTAAGAAAGAAACAAGTTTTCTTTTGGACGGAAATTTTGATGAGGACTGGGGCGATTGCCTATACATTGATACGGTTGCGGAAAACTTGGAAAATACGGCACATTCGGTGGAAATTACCATCGTGGAAAACGGTAAGAATCCGGCGGTTCCGTTTTACCTTGTATCAGTGATTGGTTCACGATAG
- a CDS encoding pyridoxal phosphate-dependent aminotransferase: protein MIAAKYRDMLGAKSVIRELSEYATARGREIGYENVFDYSLGNPSVPAPEKFKQAMVDLLEKCDPMALHGYSPSLGIISVKEKVAESLNKRFNMSYTYKHIFMTAGAAGAISHAVRAVTVPGDEVLTFAPFFPEYHPYIDLSGAVLKVVPPNTETFQINFECFEEMLNEKVMAVLVNTPNNPSGIVYTKETLEKLAETMTKKSEEYGHDIYLISDEPYREIVFAGVEDIYVSKVYDNTISCYSYSKSLSIPGERIGYIAVNPACRDAETIVNMCGQISRGIGHNCPSSIVQLAVAEVLYETSDLSVYETNMNLLYKELTDLGFTCVKPGGTFYIFPKALEEDAKIFCQKAKNYDLILVPGDSFGCPGYFRMAYCIGTEKVERSLAALRKFVEAEYR from the coding sequence ATGATTGCAGCAAAATATAGAGACATGTTAGGCGCGAAATCCGTTATCAGAGAGTTGTCTGAATATGCAACTGCCAGAGGCAGGGAAATCGGTTATGAGAATGTGTTCGATTACAGCCTCGGCAACCCTTCTGTGCCTGCTCCGGAGAAGTTTAAGCAGGCGATGGTAGACCTGCTCGAAAAATGCGATCCGATGGCGCTTCACGGATACAGTCCCAGCCTCGGAATCATCTCCGTGAAGGAAAAGGTTGCGGAGTCCCTGAACAAGAGATTTAACATGAGCTATACATATAAACATATATTTATGACAGCCGGAGCGGCAGGAGCTATCTCTCATGCGGTCCGGGCCGTCACGGTGCCCGGAGATGAGGTGTTGACATTCGCGCCGTTTTTTCCGGAATATCATCCTTATATCGATTTGAGCGGTGCCGTGCTCAAGGTGGTACCTCCGAATACGGAGACTTTCCAGATCAATTTTGAGTGTTTTGAGGAGATGCTTAATGAAAAGGTGATGGCGGTTCTGGTCAACACGCCTAACAACCCTTCCGGCATTGTCTATACAAAAGAGACTTTGGAGAAGCTTGCGGAGACTATGACGAAGAAATCTGAAGAATATGGTCATGATATTTATCTGATTTCCGATGAGCCATATAGGGAAATCGTATTTGCGGGAGTGGAGGATATCTACGTATCGAAGGTATACGATAACACCATTAGCTGTTATTCCTATTCAAAGTCGCTGTCCATCCCCGGCGAGAGAATCGGATATATTGCGGTAAACCCTGCATGCAGGGACGCGGAGACCATCGTCAATATGTGCGGTCAGATTTCCAGAGGGATCGGACATAACTGTCCTTCCTCTATTGTGCAGCTTGCGGTGGCAGAGGTTCTTTACGAAACTTCTGACTTATCTGTATATGAAACGAATATGAATCTTCTATACAAAGAGCTTACAGATCTCGGCTTCACCTGTGTGAAGCCGGGCGGCACCTTCTACATTTTCCCGAAAGCGCTGGAAGAGGATGCGAAGATTTTCTGCCAGAAGGCGAAGAATTATGATTTGATTCTGGTTCCGGGCGACAGTTTCGGATGCCCGGGATATTTCCGTATGGCATATTGTATCGGCACGGAGAAGGTGGAACGTTCTTTGGCGGCCCTTCGGAAATTCGTGGAAGCAGAGTATCGTTAA
- the hrcA gene encoding heat-inducible transcriptional repressor HrcA — MQAIIRNYLETGEPVGSRTISKYTDLNLSSATIRNEMADLEELGYIIQPHTSAGRIPSDKGYRLYVDQMMEEKEREVEELKGILLEKEDKMDHLLKQVAKVLAQNTNYATMISAPQYHRNKLKFIQLSRVDSHQLLVVTVVEGNVIKNSMLQVEEELDSESLLKLNILLNTHLNGLTLEEINLNMITAMKQQAGIHSTIIGEVIDAIAESIKADEDLEIYTSGANNIFRYPELADNHKASELITAFEEKKLLEELVEERLLDENNTGIQIYIGDETPVQSMKDCSVVTATYELEEGMKGTIGIIGPKRMDYDKVVGTLKTLMHQLDDLYKKRE, encoded by the coding sequence ATGCAGGCCATTATCCGCAACTATCTTGAGACTGGAGAACCGGTAGGCAGTAGAACAATTTCTAAATATACGGATTTGAATCTGAGTTCTGCTACCATAAGAAATGAAATGGCAGATCTGGAGGAGCTTGGATACATTATCCAGCCCCACACCTCCGCAGGAAGGATTCCCTCCGACAAAGGCTACCGATTATATGTAGATCAGATGATGGAGGAGAAAGAACGGGAGGTAGAGGAGCTGAAAGGCATCCTGCTGGAAAAAGAAGATAAGATGGATCATCTTCTGAAGCAGGTGGCGAAGGTACTGGCACAGAATACAAATTATGCCACGATGATTTCGGCACCTCAGTACCATCGCAACAAACTGAAATTTATACAGTTATCCCGTGTGGATTCCCATCAGCTTTTGGTAGTTACCGTTGTAGAGGGCAATGTAATAAAAAATAGCATGCTCCAGGTGGAGGAGGAACTGGACAGCGAATCACTTTTGAAATTAAATATCCTTCTTAACACCCACTTGAATGGACTTACTCTGGAAGAAATAAATCTTAACATGATAACGGCAATGAAACAGCAGGCGGGTATACACAGCACGATTATCGGAGAGGTTATCGATGCTATAGCGGAATCGATCAAAGCGGATGAGGACTTGGAGATATATACAAGCGGAGCAAACAATATTTTCAGGTACCCTGAGCTCGCAGACAATCACAAGGCCAGTGAACTGATTACCGCATTCGAAGAAAAAAAGCTTTTGGAAGAGCTGGTGGAAGAGCGGCTGTTGGATGAAAATAACACCGGCATTCAGATATATATCGGCGACGAGACGCCGGTACAGTCTATGAAGGACTGCAGCGTCGTAACGGCTACTTATGAGCTGGAAGAGGGAATGAAAGGAACCATTGGAATCATCGGACCGAAACGTATGGATTACGATAAGGTAGTGGGAACGTTAAAGACGCTGATGCACCAGCTGGATGATTTATATAAGAAGCGGGAATAA
- a CDS encoding undecaprenyl-diphosphate phosphatase: MIEILKAVLFGIVEGITEWLPISSTGHMILLNEFVSLDVSPEFWKMFLVVIQLGAILAVVILFWDKIFPFDLKKEPHIKKDIFTLWFKILVACVPAAIVGVLFDDLFDELFYNYTCVAIALIVFGILFIVIENRNISKNKAPKITDLSQLTYKTAAIIGVWQLIAAIFPGTSRSGATIIGALLLGVSRTIAAEFTFFLAIPVMFGASLLKLVKFGLVFTTAEWTILAVGMIVAFVVSVIVIRFFMGYIRKHDFKIFGWYRIVLGILVLAYFMIFARS; the protein is encoded by the coding sequence ATGATAGAAATTTTGAAGGCGGTGCTGTTCGGTATCGTGGAAGGTATTACGGAGTGGCTGCCCATCAGCAGCACGGGGCATATGATTCTGCTTAACGAATTCGTTTCGCTGGATGTATCGCCCGAGTTCTGGAAGATGTTTTTGGTAGTCATACAGCTTGGGGCGATTCTGGCAGTAGTGATTCTGTTCTGGGATAAGATATTTCCTTTCGACTTGAAAAAGGAACCCCATATTAAAAAGGATATTTTTACTCTCTGGTTTAAAATACTGGTTGCCTGCGTACCGGCGGCAATTGTGGGAGTTTTGTTTGACGACTTGTTTGACGAGCTTTTTTATAATTATACATGCGTGGCAATCGCACTCATCGTGTTCGGTATTCTGTTTATCGTAATCGAGAATAGGAACATAAGTAAGAACAAAGCGCCGAAAATTACAGATTTGTCACAGCTCACTTATAAGACCGCAGCTATCATCGGCGTCTGGCAGCTGATCGCAGCAATATTTCCCGGAACCTCACGTTCCGGGGCAACGATTATAGGAGCCTTGCTTCTGGGTGTATCCAGAACGATAGCGGCAGAATTCACCTTTTTCCTCGCTATTCCGGTAATGTTCGGGGCCAGCCTTTTAAAGCTTGTGAAGTTCGGGTTGGTATTCACTACGGCGGAGTGGACGATTCTGGCGGTCGGCATGATAGTAGCCTTCGTGGTTTCCGTTATTGTAATCCGCTTTTTCATGGGATATATAAGGAAACATGACTTTAAGATATTCGGATGGTATAGAATTGTGCTGGGAATCCTTGTTCTAGCCTACTTTATGATCTTTGCCCGCTCTTAG
- a CDS encoding patatin family protein, producing the protein MYQAGLVLEGGGMKGIYTAGVLDFFLDKEMEFSSCYGVSAGACHLCSFLSKQKKRGYRVGVNYLDNKRYCSPYSLFTTGDLFGTDMCYDLIPNYLDPYDYDTFNKYEGKAYAVVTNIRTGEAEYIQLQDMHSDIQAVRASSSMPLVSRNVKIGGEIYLDGGVADSIPIKKSISDGNEKNVVILTKETGYRRKPSSGLSLVKARYVRYPKVYELMKERHREYNDTLTYLEEQEKEGKAFIIRPKRISEVGRVEKDAQKLKALYEEGYKDAQESYVELLEYLS; encoded by the coding sequence ATGTATCAGGCTGGTCTTGTTTTGGAAGGCGGCGGCATGAAAGGGATTTATACTGCCGGTGTTTTGGATTTTTTTCTCGATAAAGAAATGGAATTTTCCTCTTGCTACGGTGTATCGGCGGGGGCCTGTCACTTATGCAGCTTTTTGTCGAAACAGAAGAAGCGCGGATATCGTGTAGGGGTGAATTATCTGGATAATAAGAGGTACTGCAGTCCTTACAGCCTTTTCACAACAGGGGATTTGTTCGGAACGGATATGTGTTATGATCTGATACCGAATTATCTGGATCCTTATGATTATGATACCTTTAATAAATATGAGGGTAAGGCCTATGCGGTAGTAACTAATATCAGGACGGGAGAGGCGGAGTACATACAGCTTCAGGATATGCACAGCGATATTCAGGCGGTACGGGCTTCCAGTTCTATGCCTCTCGTATCCCGTAACGTGAAGATCGGGGGAGAAATATATCTGGACGGAGGCGTAGCGGATTCTATTCCTATAAAAAAATCTATTTCCGACGGAAATGAAAAAAATGTGGTAATACTTACTAAGGAGACAGGCTATCGCAGAAAGCCTTCTTCCGGCCTCTCGCTCGTAAAAGCCCGCTATGTCAGGTATCCCAAAGTATATGAGCTGATGAAGGAAAGACATAGAGAATACAACGATACCTTGACCTATCTGGAGGAGCAGGAAAAAGAAGGAAAGGCGTTCATAATCCGTCCTAAGAGGATAAGCGAGGTAGGAAGAGTGGAGAAGGATGCGCAGAAGCTGAAGGCTTTGTATGAGGAAGGCTACAAGGATGCACAGGAAAGCTACGTGGAGCTTCTGGAGTATTTATCGTAA
- the grpE gene encoding nucleotide exchange factor GrpE, giving the protein MAEQKDINEQDIQDVLNKEDPADKKIIIDGEEAKDKEILPEDISLEGQGEAQAEEAECVQEDEEGEENEENAGKGFFKKKDKKQEALKQKVDELEDKVRRQMAEFDNFRKRTDKEKTMMFETGARSIIEKILPVVDNFERGLSTIPEEEKGSGFAEGMQMIYKQLMTELDSLGVKPIEAIGQEFNPDYHNAVMQVESEEYESGIIAQELLKGYMYRDTVVRHSMVAVVS; this is encoded by the coding sequence GTGGCAGAGCAGAAAGATATAAACGAACAGGATATTCAGGATGTATTGAACAAGGAAGATCCGGCAGATAAGAAAATCATAATTGACGGCGAGGAAGCAAAAGACAAGGAAATCCTGCCGGAGGATATCTCTTTGGAAGGTCAGGGAGAGGCACAGGCCGAAGAGGCTGAATGTGTGCAGGAAGATGAAGAAGGCGAAGAAAATGAAGAAAATGCCGGCAAAGGATTTTTCAAAAAGAAGGATAAGAAGCAGGAAGCCCTGAAACAAAAAGTGGATGAGCTTGAGGACAAGGTAAGACGCCAAATGGCGGAATTCGACAATTTCAGAAAGCGGACGGATAAGGAAAAGACGATGATGTTCGAGACCGGAGCCAGAAGCATTATAGAGAAGATACTTCCGGTGGTGGATAACTTCGAAAGAGGTCTTTCGACCATTCCCGAGGAAGAGAAAGGAAGCGGCTTCGCGGAAGGAATGCAGATGATTTACAAGCAGCTCATGACAGAACTCGACAGCTTGGGAGTAAAACCCATAGAAGCGATAGGCCAGGAATTCAATCCGGATTATCACAATGCGGTAATGCAGGTGGAGAGCGAGGAATATGAATCAGGAATCATCGCGCAGGAGCTATTAAAAGGCTATATGTACAGAGATACGGTAGTGAGACACAGCATGGTAGCTGTTGTAAGCTGA